Genomic DNA from Salinibacter pepae:
TAGGATGGTTGCTTCTTCTCCTTGGGGGACTGGCGGGCGGCCTGTCGTCGGCCGCCGGCCAGCCGAGCGCCCCGCCCGATACCACCCAAAGGGACGCCGTGGCGCCATCGCCGGCCCCCGCTTCGGGCGACCTCGCAGGGCAGGGCGGCGCCCTGGAAGCGACGCCGCTGTTTTACGTGGCCGAAGAAGCGGCGACCCTGCACAACCGCTCCGGCCTGAACGCTCCGGTGACCCGGTTGGCGATGCGCACGCCCGTCCGGCGCCTGTCGTGCGATGGAGACTGGTGCCGGGTGCGGACCGACGGGGGCACGACCGGGTACGTCGCCGCCGGCGCCCTGTCCAACGTGTGGATCCGCGTCTCGAAGCGGAAGCGGCGCGTCTACGTGTACCGCGGGGCGGCGCTCGCCCACGCCTTCGAGGCGGACATGGCCTACAACGCCTTCGCCGACAAGAAGCGAAACGGCGGCACAACCCGCCCCGACCACTGGCGCACGCCCGAGGGGACGTTCTACGTGGTCCACAAGAACCCGCAGAGCGAGTTCTACAAGGCGCTCGTGCTCAACTACCCGAAGGTGGAGGACGCACGCCGGGGGGTGAACGCGGGGCTCATCTCCCGCGCCCAGTACGAGGCCATCCGGCAGGCCCAGCAGGAACACCGGATGCCGCCCATGGGCACGGACCTGGGCGGGTGGATTGAGATTCACGGCGACGGCACGGGGGACGCGACCGCCTGGACGCAGGGCTGCGTGGCCATTCGCAACGGAGCCATGGACGTGATCTGGGAGCAGGTGCGCGTCGGGACGCCGGTGCTCATCGAATAACCGGACCCGGCCGACCCCGCCCCGACCCCGCCCCGAGCCGGCCCCACGCCGGGAACGCCTCCGGACCGGGCTCCTAACATCGTAGCACAATTTCACCCATCTCACTGATTACAGGATTGTATCATGTTTTCGACCCGCAACATCGCCACAGCGCTCGTCGGCGTTCTCTTCTTCGTTGTCGTCGGGTGCGGCGGCGGCAACAGCCCCACGGCGCCGCCGGACGGCTGGCAGACGTCGGACATGCACTGGTGGGCGGAGGGGGTAGACACCTCGGCGGTGTTCATCACGCTCGACAGCCTCTCCAGCATGGGCGTTGAGAACGCAGAGGTGCAGCTGTCGGCGAGTGGCGACGTCAATCAGGAGCAGTTCCAGGCGGCGATCAAGCGCAGCCTCCTGCCGCTCTACCGCAACAATCCGATGGTCGTCGACTCGCTCTTTGAGGAGTACGCCGCCCCGCAACTGGAGGAGGTGGACCTGGGCGGGAACGTTCTGCAGAGCAACGGGGAGCTGCAGTCGGACCTGTTGAACAAGAACCAGAAGGTGGCCTACGAAGCGATCACCGAGTACTTCCGCGAGCCCCAGCGCGATCAGTCGCCCGACAACATCACGTGGCCCGACAGCCTGCGGTCGGAGGAGTACTCCGGCGTCGTGCAGCTGCAGGTACACCTTGACGTGGAGGGCGAGGGGGAGAACGCGACCTCTCGGGCCGACGCCGTGGAGGTGCTCTCGGGGCCGCACCCGACGCTGAATCGCATTGCCCTGAAGGCCGCGACCCAGGCCACGTGGAAGCCCGCCTACGTTCTGGAAGACGGCAGCTGGACCCCAACTGAGAGCTGGGTCCAGTTCAACATTCCGTTCCAGATGCGGTAGGGCCGCCTTCCAGGCCGCAGCCGGTCCGTCCGGGCCGGCCCGCCCCGCGCCCCCTGCACTCG
This window encodes:
- a CDS encoding energy transducer TonB encodes the protein MFSTRNIATALVGVLFFVVVGCGGGNSPTAPPDGWQTSDMHWWAEGVDTSAVFITLDSLSSMGVENAEVQLSASGDVNQEQFQAAIKRSLLPLYRNNPMVVDSLFEEYAAPQLEEVDLGGNVLQSNGELQSDLLNKNQKVAYEAITEYFREPQRDQSPDNITWPDSLRSEEYSGVVQLQVHLDVEGEGENATSRADAVEVLSGPHPTLNRIALKAATQATWKPAYVLEDGSWTPTESWVQFNIPFQMR
- a CDS encoding L,D-transpeptidase family protein, which codes for MRTIGWLLLLLGGLAGGLSSAAGQPSAPPDTTQRDAVAPSPAPASGDLAGQGGALEATPLFYVAEEAATLHNRSGLNAPVTRLAMRTPVRRLSCDGDWCRVRTDGGTTGYVAAGALSNVWIRVSKRKRRVYVYRGAALAHAFEADMAYNAFADKKRNGGTTRPDHWRTPEGTFYVVHKNPQSEFYKALVLNYPKVEDARRGVNAGLISRAQYEAIRQAQQEHRMPPMGTDLGGWIEIHGDGTGDATAWTQGCVAIRNGAMDVIWEQVRVGTPVLIE